From the genome of Bacillota bacterium, one region includes:
- the coaE gene encoding dephospho-CoA kinase (Dephospho-CoA kinase (CoaE) performs the final step in coenzyme A biosynthesis.), whose translation MLAEMLRQVGPHPRRPRRRPPVVGLTGGFASGKSVVREMFHSAGAAVVDADAVTRELSAPGGAVWQAIVGAFGEEVLTRPGGELDRAALWKRICNDREARKRLNAATHPVILAEVRRRVARLLRYGPGRGSRPQRERQAPAVVVEVPLLYEAGRPALSLVDVVVVVWADRETCLRRSVARGLSPEEAALAVEAQWPLERKRRLADFVVDNSGDLDRTRRQVERIWKVMGSPCASRWWHTTRRSRRWSSLSAPFGRFSNAAACWPPAPRAAWWLRPRASR comes from the coding sequence GTGCTGGCCGAGATGCTGCGGCAGGTTGGCCCGCACCCCCGCCGCCCCCGCCGCCGTCCTCCGGTCGTCGGCCTGACGGGGGGCTTTGCCAGCGGGAAGAGCGTCGTGCGGGAGATGTTTCACTCGGCAGGTGCCGCCGTGGTGGACGCCGACGCGGTGACACGGGAGCTGTCGGCGCCGGGCGGGGCGGTCTGGCAGGCCATCGTGGGCGCCTTCGGTGAAGAGGTGCTGACCCGGCCAGGCGGCGAACTGGATCGTGCGGCGCTGTGGAAGCGCATCTGCAATGACCGGGAAGCCCGAAAACGCCTGAACGCCGCGACGCACCCGGTTATCCTGGCGGAGGTCCGCCGGCGGGTGGCGCGGCTTTTGCGGTACGGCCCGGGAAGGGGCTCCCGCCCGCAGCGGGAGCGGCAGGCGCCGGCCGTCGTGGTGGAGGTGCCCCTGCTGTATGAGGCGGGCAGGCCGGCGCTGTCGCTCGTGGACGTGGTGGTGGTGGTCTGGGCCGACCGGGAGACGTGCCTTCGGCGGAGCGTGGCGAGAGGGCTTTCTCCCGAGGAGGCGGCTCTGGCGGTTGAAGCCCAGTGGCCCCTGGAGCGCAAGCGGCGGCTGGCGGACTTCGTGGTGGACAACTCCGGTGACCTGGACAGGACCCGCCGGCAGGTCGAGCGCATCTGGAAGGTGATGGGTTCGCCTTGCGCATCGCGCTGGTGGCACACGACAAGGAGAAGCCGTCGATGGTCGAGTTTGTCCGCACCTTTCGGCCGGTTCTCGAACGCTGCCGCCTGCTGGCCACCGGCACCACGGGCAGCGTGGTGGCTGAGGCCACGGGCCTCGAGGTAG
- a CDS encoding lytic transglycosylase domain-containing protein: protein MQPRGRLTPLWILALFGLLAATVWGAANIRAIGRWLYPVYHRDVIEDWAARRGLDPWLVAAVVRVESNFRPTAVSSRGARGLMQLLPDTARWVAEQAGERDFFPDLLFVPEVNVRLGTWYLAELLKEFDGREALALAAYNAGRGNVRRWLAESAWDGTESALGGVPYRETRKFVARVLRLRRIYRWLYGG from the coding sequence ATGCAGCCCCGGGGCCGCCTGACACCTCTCTGGATCCTGGCCCTTTTCGGGCTTCTGGCCGCCACCGTGTGGGGGGCGGCCAACATCCGCGCCATCGGACGGTGGCTTTACCCCGTCTACCACCGGGACGTCATCGAGGACTGGGCGGCACGGCGCGGCCTGGATCCGTGGCTCGTGGCGGCGGTGGTGCGGGTGGAGAGCAACTTCCGGCCGACGGCCGTGTCGTCCAGGGGCGCCCGGGGGCTGATGCAGCTGCTGCCCGACACCGCCCGATGGGTGGCCGAACAGGCGGGGGAGCGGGACTTCTTCCCGGACCTGCTCTTCGTTCCTGAGGTAAACGTCCGCCTGGGAACCTGGTACCTGGCGGAGCTTCTGAAGGAGTTCGACGGGCGGGAAGCGCTGGCACTGGCTGCCTATAATGCGGGCAGGGGCAACGTTCGGCGATGGCTTGCCGAGTCCGCCTGGGACGGGACGGAGTCCGCGCTGGGCGGGGTGCCATACCGGGAAACCCGTAAGTTCGTGGCGCGGGTGTTACGCCTCAGGCGGATTTACCGGTGGCTGTACGGTGGGTAA
- a CDS encoding methylglyoxal synthase: MVEFVRTFRPVLERCRLLATGTTGSVVAEATGLEVERMLSGPYGGDQQIGAQVAAGEVDAVIFLRDPLTAQPHEPDISALMRVCDVHNVPLATNAATAALILTALAQRLGVSDPCSPGAA, encoded by the coding sequence ATGGTCGAGTTTGTCCGCACCTTTCGGCCGGTTCTCGAACGCTGCCGCCTGCTGGCCACCGGCACCACGGGCAGCGTGGTGGCTGAGGCCACGGGCCTCGAGGTAGAGCGCATGCTGTCCGGGCCGTACGGCGGTGACCAGCAGATCGGCGCTCAGGTGGCGGCGGGCGAGGTGGACGCGGTCATCTTCCTCCGGGATCCTCTGACGGCGCAGCCCCACGAGCCTGACATCAGCGCCCTCATGAGAGTGTGCGACGTCCACAACGTGCCCCTCGCCACCAACGCGGCGACGGCGGCCCTGATCCTGACAGCCCTCGCCCAGCGTCTGGGCGTCTCCGACCCATGCAGCCCCGGGGCCGCCTGA